A genomic stretch from Telopea speciosissima isolate NSW1024214 ecotype Mountain lineage chromosome 7, Tspe_v1, whole genome shotgun sequence includes:
- the LOC122669375 gene encoding uncharacterized protein LOC122669375, which translates to MSNKYPIYPMPEPQHFSDYGFDPQIDYFQVLEEARNHKREKSRSVDALHFKLQKPISKEDSKKKNKKKKKWWRNALLFWKWKWAQGERHNGEESGFNNKSRACRATISGQVYITESRSGSSTPCRTSNRPASGPLAGTLTPTRKAELAEIPYLSLRDLNMEPQQYHRVSASAMPIYLVS; encoded by the exons ATGTCGAACAAGTACCCAATATATCCGATGCCAGAGCCTCAGCACTTTAGCGACTATGGTTTCGATCCCCAAATCGACTACTTCCAG GTTCTAGAGGAAGCCCGAAATCACAAGCGAGAGAAGTCCAGATCCGTAGATGCTCTGCATTTCAAGTTACAGAAACCCATTTCTAAAGAAgactcaaagaagaagaataagaaaaaaaagaaatggtgGAGAAATGCTCTCCTATTCTGGAAGTGGAAGTGGGCTCAGGGTGAGAGACACAATGGCGAAGAGAGTGGTTTTAACAATAAGAGCCGAGCTTGCAGGGCAACAATATCTGGACAGGTTTACATAACAGAGAGCAGAAGCGGGTCGAGCACGCCGTGCCGGACTAGCAATAGGCCGGCATCTGGGCCTCTAGCTGGTACATTGACACCCACACGGAAAGCGGAGTTGGCGGAGATACCTTATCTCAGCCTTAGAGACCTCAACATGGAACCACAGCAATATCATCGTGTCTCAGCATCCGCCATGCCCATTTACTTGGTTAGTTAG